Proteins co-encoded in one Vibrio fortis genomic window:
- the ybeY gene encoding rRNA maturation RNase YbeY produces the protein MSIELDLQLAVEDEQGLPTEQDIQQWLDKTIPQFQENAELTIRIVDTKESHQLNHEYRGKDKPTNVLSFPFEAPPGIELDLLGDLIICRQVVEKEAEEQNKPLLAHWAHMVVHGSLHLLGYDHIEDDEAEEMESLETEIMQAMGYEDPYILEK, from the coding sequence ATGTCTATTGAACTAGACCTGCAATTAGCAGTCGAAGATGAACAAGGCTTACCGACTGAGCAAGATATTCAGCAGTGGTTGGACAAAACCATTCCTCAATTCCAAGAGAATGCGGAGCTGACTATTCGTATCGTTGATACGAAAGAGAGCCACCAGCTGAATCATGAGTATCGCGGAAAAGACAAGCCAACTAATGTGTTGTCTTTCCCGTTCGAGGCGCCTCCGGGCATTGAGCTTGATCTTTTAGGTGATCTCATCATTTGCCGCCAAGTGGTAGAAAAAGAAGCAGAAGAGCAAAACAAGCCTCTGTTAGCACACTGGGCTCATATGGTTGTACATGGCAGTCTGCATCTGCTAGGTTATGATCATATCGAAGATGATGAAGCTGAAGAGATGGAGTCACTCGAGACAGAAATCATGCAAGCTATGGGTTACGAAGACCCTTACATCCTAGAAAAGTAA
- the rsfS gene encoding ribosome silencing factor has protein sequence MLREELRDFLADKADDMKAESIITIDVEGKSSVTDYMIVCTGTSKRHVASIAEHVASEVKKVGLEPLGMDGEQEGEWVVLDMGTSMLHVMQAEQRELYQLEKLWG, from the coding sequence GTGTTACGTGAAGAACTAAGAGATTTTCTTGCAGATAAAGCCGACGACATGAAAGCAGAGTCGATCATCACAATCGACGTTGAAGGTAAATCCAGTGTGACAGACTACATGATCGTTTGTACTGGTACTTCAAAGCGCCACGTCGCTTCTATCGCAGAACATGTCGCAAGTGAAGTGAAAAAAGTCGGACTAGAGCCTCTAGGTATGGACGGGGAACAAGAAGGTGAATGGGTTGTCCTAGATATGGGCACCAGCATGCTTCACGTGATGCAAGCTGAGCAACGCGAGCTGTACCAACTAGAAAAGCTGTGGGGCTAA
- the corC gene encoding CNNM family magnesium/cobalt transport protein CorC (CorC(YbeX) belongs to the Cyclin M Mg2+ Exporter (CNNM) family, and was characterized as belonging to a set of three proteins, at least one of which must be present for CorA to function.) yields MNEGNPPTSEGSKKSEGPSRKSFFERLGQLFQGEVKDRQELVDVIRDSEINDLIDHDTRDMLEGVMEISEMRVRDIMLPRSQMVTVERTDDLDTLIALITDAQHSRYPVISEDKDHVEGILLAKDLLKYLGSDSAPFDIEQVIRPAVVVPESKRVDRLLKEFREERYHMSIVVDEFGGVSGLVTIEDILEEIVGEIEDEFDDEEELDIRKLSKHTFSVKALTTIEEFNDTFGTSFSDDEVDTVGGMVMTAFGHLPTRGEIVEIENYHFKVTSADNRRVIQLQVTIPDEQPLPTIEE; encoded by the coding sequence ATGAACGAAGGTAACCCCCCCACTTCTGAGGGAAGTAAAAAATCTGAAGGTCCGAGTAGAAAGTCCTTCTTTGAACGCCTAGGCCAACTATTTCAAGGCGAGGTAAAAGACCGCCAAGAGCTCGTCGATGTAATTCGCGACTCTGAAATTAATGACCTAATTGACCACGACACTCGCGACATGCTTGAGGGTGTAATGGAAATCTCTGAGATGCGCGTGCGTGACATCATGCTACCGCGTTCTCAAATGGTCACAGTTGAACGCACCGATGACTTAGATACATTGATTGCGCTCATTACTGATGCTCAACACTCTCGCTACCCAGTGATCAGTGAAGATAAAGACCATGTAGAGGGCATTCTTTTAGCGAAGGACCTACTTAAGTATTTGGGCTCAGACAGCGCCCCATTCGACATTGAGCAAGTGATTCGTCCTGCGGTTGTTGTTCCTGAAAGTAAGCGCGTTGACCGCCTACTCAAGGAGTTCCGTGAAGAGCGTTACCACATGTCTATCGTTGTCGATGAGTTTGGCGGTGTATCTGGTCTTGTAACCATTGAAGATATCCTCGAAGAAATCGTTGGTGAAATTGAAGACGAGTTCGACGATGAAGAAGAGTTAGACATTCGTAAGCTGAGCAAGCATACCTTCTCAGTAAAAGCTTTAACCACTATTGAAGAGTTCAATGACACATTTGGAACCAGCTTTAGTGACGATGAAGTGGATACTGTTGGTGGTATGGTAATGACAGCCTTTGGGCATCTGCCGACCCGCGGCGAAATCGTAGAAATTGAAAACTACCATTTCAAAGTGACCTCTGCAGACAACCGCCGTGTGATTCAATTACAGGTGACTATCCCAGACGAGCAACCTCTTCCAACTATCGAAGAATAA
- the holA gene encoding DNA polymerase III subunit delta translates to MRIFADRLSEQLSKQLSRVYLIFGNEPLLLQESRESIQKAAKEQGFEERHRFAIDSSLDWNDVYDCTQALSLFSSRQLIELELPESGVNAAIAKELLALAEQLHEDIMLVLIGTKLTKAQENAKWFKALSSQGHWVSCLTPDVGRLPQFVQARCRQIGLQPDAEATQMLAQWHEGNLFALTQSLEKLALQYPDGKLTLVRLEESLSRHNHFTPFHWVDALLAGKGNRAQRILRQLEAEGVEAVILLRSIQRELALLLQMQQQMQQMPIGQVFEKHRIWQSKKPLYNAALTRVSVTQLHSLFALLTQAELLSKTQYEQSPWPLIHQLSVEFCIPSASIPFPA, encoded by the coding sequence ATGCGTATTTTTGCAGACCGCTTATCAGAGCAATTAAGTAAGCAGCTAAGTCGCGTTTATTTGATCTTTGGTAACGAACCGCTATTGCTTCAAGAAAGCCGCGAATCGATTCAGAAAGCCGCCAAAGAGCAAGGCTTCGAAGAACGTCACCGCTTTGCTATCGACAGCAGCCTAGATTGGAACGATGTTTACGACTGTACCCAAGCACTAAGCCTGTTCTCTAGCCGTCAACTCATCGAGCTGGAATTGCCTGAGTCTGGTGTCAACGCCGCTATCGCAAAAGAGCTATTGGCGCTTGCAGAACAACTGCACGAAGATATCATGCTGGTGTTGATCGGCACTAAGCTTACCAAGGCACAAGAAAATGCTAAGTGGTTTAAGGCACTTTCGAGCCAAGGTCACTGGGTAAGTTGTCTTACGCCTGACGTTGGCCGTTTGCCTCAGTTTGTTCAAGCTCGTTGTCGCCAAATCGGTTTACAGCCCGACGCCGAGGCCACACAAATGCTGGCTCAATGGCACGAAGGCAACCTGTTTGCATTGACCCAAAGCCTAGAGAAACTGGCACTGCAATACCCTGATGGCAAGTTGACCTTAGTTAGACTTGAAGAGTCGCTAAGTCGTCACAATCACTTTACCCCTTTCCATTGGGTAGATGCCTTGCTAGCCGGCAAAGGTAATCGAGCACAACGCATTTTGCGCCAACTAGAGGCGGAAGGTGTGGAAGCGGTGATCCTTTTGCGCAGTATTCAAAGAGAGCTAGCGCTGCTGCTTCAAATGCAACAACAAATGCAGCAGATGCCTATCGGACAAGTGTTTGAGAAACACCGTATTTGGCAATCAAAGAAACCCCTTTATAACGCAGCGCTAACACGAGTTTCAGTGACTCAGTTACACTCTCTGTTTGCACTGCTTACTCAAGCTGAATTGCTCTCTAAAACCCAATATGAGCAATCACCTTGGCCACTCATTCACCAATTGAGTGTTGAGTTTTGTATCCCTTCGGCTTCAATCCCCTTTCCCGCATAA
- the rlmH gene encoding 23S rRNA (pseudouridine(1915)-N(3))-methyltransferase RlmH → MKIQLIAVGTKMPKWVEEGFQEYKRRFPHDMPLELVEIPAGKRGKNADIARILQKEGEAMLAAVPKGSRIVTLDIPGRKWDTPQLAEQLESWKLDGRDVSILIGGPEGLAPACKAAADQSWSLSALTLPHPLVRVIMAESLYRAWSITANHPYHRE, encoded by the coding sequence GTGAAGATCCAATTAATTGCCGTTGGCACCAAAATGCCAAAATGGGTTGAAGAAGGCTTTCAAGAGTATAAGCGTCGCTTCCCACACGATATGCCACTGGAATTGGTCGAGATCCCAGCGGGCAAACGCGGCAAAAATGCTGACATTGCACGTATTCTGCAAAAAGAAGGCGAAGCCATGCTAGCAGCGGTGCCAAAAGGCAGCCGAATTGTGACGCTCGATATCCCAGGCAGAAAATGGGATACACCACAGCTTGCTGAACAGCTAGAGAGCTGGAAACTGGATGGACGTGACGTTTCTATCCTAATTGGTGGCCCAGAAGGTCTAGCTCCAGCATGTAAAGCAGCCGCAGATCAAAGTTGGTCTCTGTCAGCTCTGACTCTACCGCACCCTCTTGTGCGCGTTATCATGGCAGAAAGCCTGTACCGAGCTTGGAGCATCACAGCTAATCACCCGTATCACCGAGAATAA
- the mrdA gene encoding penicillin-binding protein 2, producing MLRKRSQIRDYKEEARLFASRAFIAFIGIVIMMGILVANLYNIQVNQYQDYKTRSNDNRIKVVPIAPTRGLIYDRNGVLLAENRPVFNLEITPEKIKNMDDTIARLQELIEISPERVERFNRERRNTRRFKSVPILNQLTEEQVAVFSVNQHKFPGVEVTGTLKRFYPYGDVLTHVIGYVSRINDRDMRRLVREEKDANYQATRDIGKLGIERYYEDILHGTAGYQEVEVNSRGRVIRTLKFVPAIPGKDIVLNLDIDLQLYVHKLLDGRRGSAVVLDPEDNGVLAMVSSPSYDPNAFVHGISSKGYNALLNDKNRPLVNRATLGIYPPASTIKPFIAVAALQEGVITPNTTRNDPGYWKIPNSKTKPFRDWLRWGHGTVDIVKAIEESVDTFFYQIAFDMGIDRLSSWMMMFGFGDYTGIDIHEESKANMPTRDWKMARHRVPWYQGDTIPVGIGQGYWTATPMQIAKATSVLVHEGEVIAPHLLRATIENGQPLETQSLSDIETYPPITGVKQRFWDIGKEGMKLVNHGRKGTARRSFQGMSYLTAGKSGTAQVFGLKEDEEYNADEIAEHLRDHALFTGFAPLDDPKAIVTIVLENAGGGSSNGGPVVRRIFDHIVLGDEYKSKATQ from the coding sequence ATGTTACGTAAACGTAGCCAGATCCGTGATTACAAAGAAGAAGCACGACTATTTGCTAGTCGTGCTTTTATTGCGTTTATAGGCATTGTAATCATGATGGGCATTTTGGTTGCCAACCTGTACAACATTCAGGTCAACCAATACCAAGACTATAAAACTCGCTCGAACGACAACCGCATCAAGGTTGTCCCTATCGCACCGACTCGCGGTCTAATTTATGACCGAAACGGTGTATTACTGGCGGAAAACCGTCCAGTATTCAACCTCGAGATCACTCCTGAAAAAATAAAGAACATGGATGACACCATTGCGCGTCTCCAAGAACTTATAGAAATCAGCCCTGAACGAGTTGAAAGATTTAACCGCGAACGTCGCAATACGCGCCGTTTCAAATCTGTGCCGATTCTCAACCAACTGACCGAAGAACAAGTGGCTGTTTTTTCAGTAAACCAGCATAAGTTCCCAGGTGTCGAGGTAACAGGCACACTCAAACGCTTTTATCCATATGGTGATGTACTTACACACGTAATTGGCTATGTATCACGTATTAATGACCGCGATATGCGACGTCTAGTTCGTGAAGAAAAAGACGCTAACTACCAAGCGACACGTGACATCGGTAAGTTAGGTATTGAACGCTATTACGAAGATATACTGCACGGCACGGCTGGCTACCAAGAAGTGGAAGTAAACAGCCGTGGCCGAGTCATTCGTACATTGAAGTTTGTCCCTGCGATTCCGGGCAAAGATATTGTGCTGAACCTCGATATCGACCTGCAACTTTACGTCCACAAACTGCTCGACGGGCGTCGTGGTTCCGCCGTGGTGCTGGATCCGGAAGACAACGGTGTACTTGCTATGGTATCAAGCCCAAGCTATGACCCGAATGCGTTCGTGCACGGTATCTCCTCTAAGGGATACAACGCCCTTCTAAACGACAAAAACCGTCCACTGGTAAACCGTGCGACTCTGGGTATCTACCCACCAGCATCGACCATTAAACCATTTATTGCCGTCGCAGCACTGCAAGAAGGTGTCATCACGCCGAATACCACCCGTAATGACCCAGGGTACTGGAAGATCCCGAACTCAAAGACCAAGCCATTCCGCGACTGGTTACGCTGGGGACACGGCACCGTTGATATCGTTAAAGCGATTGAAGAGTCTGTGGATACCTTCTTCTACCAAATCGCCTTTGACATGGGCATTGATCGTCTATCAAGCTGGATGATGATGTTTGGTTTTGGTGACTATACGGGTATCGATATACACGAAGAGAGTAAAGCCAACATGCCTACACGTGATTGGAAAATGGCTCGTCACCGTGTGCCATGGTATCAAGGGGACACCATTCCAGTTGGTATTGGACAAGGCTACTGGACAGCAACACCAATGCAGATTGCTAAGGCAACATCGGTGTTGGTACATGAAGGTGAAGTCATCGCACCGCACCTGCTACGTGCAACGATTGAAAACGGTCAACCACTTGAGACGCAATCACTGTCTGACATCGAGACCTATCCACCAATTACAGGTGTGAAGCAACGATTCTGGGACATTGGTAAAGAAGGCATGAAGCTAGTTAACCACGGTCGTAAAGGTACCGCTCGCCGCTCTTTCCAAGGTATGTCTTATCTGACTGCGGGTAAATCTGGTACCGCGCAAGTGTTTGGTTTGAAAGAAGACGAAGAGTACAACGCAGATGAAATCGCAGAACACCTGCGTGACCACGCACTCTTTACCGGCTTTGCACCGTTAGATGATCCAAAAGCGATCGTGACTATCGTACTCGAGAACGCCGGTGGTGGTTCATCGAATGGTGGTCCTGTTGTGAGACGTATCTTCGACCATATTGTTTTGGGCGACGAATATAAGAGTAAGGCGACACAATAA
- the leuS gene encoding leucine--tRNA ligase has product MQEQYNPQEIEQKVQQHWDNNKTFVVSEDPNKEKFYCLSMFPYPSGRLHMGHVRNYTIGDVVSRFQRLQGKNVMQPIGWDAFGLPAENAAVKNNTAPAPWTYENIEYMKNQLKLLGFGYDWNREFATCTPEYYRWEQEFFTKLYEKGLVYKKTSSVNWCPNDQTVLANEQVEDGCCWRCDTPVEQKEIPQWFIKITEYAQELLDDLDNLDGWPEMVKTMQRNWIGRSEGVELKFEVKGQQDLEVYTTRPDTLMGVTYVGIAAGHPLASVAAENNPELAAFIDECKNNKVAEAELATMEKKGMATGLTAIHPLNGREVPVYVANFVLMDYGTGAVMAVPAHDQRDYEFATKYGLDIIPVIKPADDSELNISEEAYTEKGVLFDSGEFDGLEFQAAFDAIAAKLEAEGKGTKTVNFRLRDWGVSRQRYWGAPIPMVTTEDGEVHPVPADQLPVILPEDVVMDGVTSPIKADKEWAKTTFNGEPALRETDTFDTFMESSWYYARYCSPQADDILDPEKANYWLPVDQYIGGIEHACMHLLYSRFFHKLLRDAGYVTSDEPFKQLLCQGMVLADAFYFENDKGGKEWVAPTDVAVERDGKGRITSAKDNEGRDVTHSGMIKMSKSKNNGIDPQEMVDKYGADTVRLFMMFASPADMTLEWQESGVEGANRFLKRVWKLVNEHASKGAAEAVDTSALSGDQKALRRDVHKTIAKVTDDIARRQTFNTAIAAIMELMNKLAKAPQESAQDRAILDEALKAVVAMLYPITPHISYEMWAALGQEDIDNATWPTHDEKALVEDEKLIIVQVNGKLRAKLTVPADISKEDIEALGLNDENVTKFTDGKTVRKVIYVPGKLLNIVAN; this is encoded by the coding sequence ATGCAAGAACAATACAATCCGCAAGAAATTGAACAGAAAGTTCAACAGCACTGGGATAACAACAAGACCTTTGTTGTAAGTGAAGACCCAAACAAAGAAAAATTCTACTGTCTATCCATGTTCCCATACCCAAGTGGTCGACTGCACATGGGTCACGTGCGTAACTACACAATCGGTGATGTGGTATCTCGTTTCCAACGTCTGCAAGGCAAAAACGTAATGCAACCAATCGGTTGGGATGCATTCGGCCTACCTGCAGAAAACGCAGCGGTTAAGAACAACACAGCGCCTGCGCCATGGACTTACGAAAACATCGAGTACATGAAGAACCAACTTAAGCTTCTTGGCTTTGGTTACGACTGGAACCGTGAGTTCGCAACGTGTACGCCAGAGTACTACCGCTGGGAACAAGAGTTCTTCACTAAGCTTTACGAAAAAGGTTTGGTTTACAAGAAGACTTCTTCGGTTAACTGGTGTCCAAACGACCAAACTGTACTTGCAAACGAGCAGGTTGAAGATGGTTGCTGCTGGCGTTGTGACACTCCAGTAGAACAAAAAGAGATTCCACAGTGGTTCATTAAGATCACTGAATACGCTCAAGAACTACTAGACGACCTAGATAACCTAGACGGTTGGCCTGAGATGGTTAAGACCATGCAGCGCAACTGGATCGGTCGCTCTGAAGGCGTTGAACTGAAGTTTGAAGTGAAAGGTCAACAAGACCTAGAAGTTTACACAACACGTCCTGACACACTAATGGGTGTGACTTACGTAGGTATCGCAGCGGGCCACCCTCTTGCATCAGTAGCGGCAGAGAACAACCCTGAACTTGCAGCATTCATCGACGAGTGTAAAAACAACAAAGTAGCGGAAGCTGAACTTGCGACAATGGAGAAGAAAGGTATGGCGACTGGCCTTACTGCTATTCACCCATTGAACGGTCGTGAAGTACCAGTTTACGTAGCTAACTTCGTACTGATGGACTACGGTACAGGCGCTGTAATGGCAGTACCTGCACACGACCAACGTGACTACGAGTTCGCAACTAAATATGGCCTAGACATCATTCCTGTGATTAAGCCTGCTGACGATAGCGAATTAAACATCTCTGAAGAAGCGTACACAGAGAAAGGCGTTCTATTTGATTCAGGTGAGTTCGACGGTCTTGAATTCCAAGCGGCATTCGATGCAATTGCAGCGAAGCTAGAAGCTGAAGGCAAAGGTACTAAGACAGTAAACTTCCGTCTACGTGACTGGGGTGTATCTCGTCAACGTTACTGGGGCGCACCAATCCCAATGGTAACGACTGAAGATGGTGAAGTTCACCCAGTACCTGCTGACCAACTACCAGTGATTCTTCCTGAAGACGTGGTAATGGACGGCGTAACAAGCCCAATCAAAGCAGACAAAGAATGGGCGAAGACAACATTTAACGGCGAACCTGCTCTACGTGAGACAGATACGTTCGATACGTTCATGGAATCTTCTTGGTACTACGCACGTTACTGTTCACCACAAGCAGATGACATCCTAGATCCAGAAAAAGCAAACTACTGGCTACCAGTAGACCAGTACATCGGTGGTATCGAGCACGCTTGTATGCACCTATTGTACTCACGCTTCTTCCACAAACTGCTACGTGACGCAGGTTACGTGACCTCTGACGAACCGTTCAAGCAACTACTGTGTCAAGGCATGGTACTAGCGGATGCGTTCTACTTCGAGAACGACAAAGGCGGTAAAGAGTGGGTTGCACCAACTGACGTTGCTGTAGAGCGTGACGGCAAAGGTCGCATCACTTCTGCTAAAGATAACGAAGGCCGTGACGTAACACACTCAGGCATGATCAAAATGTCTAAGTCGAAGAACAACGGTATCGACCCACAAGAGATGGTAGACAAGTACGGTGCTGATACAGTACGTCTATTCATGATGTTTGCATCACCTGCAGACATGACGCTTGAGTGGCAAGAGTCTGGCGTAGAAGGGGCTAACCGCTTCCTGAAACGTGTTTGGAAGCTAGTTAACGAGCACGCATCGAAAGGCGCGGCAGAAGCAGTAGACACATCTGCACTTTCTGGTGACCAAAAAGCACTACGTCGTGATGTTCACAAGACAATCGCGAAAGTGACTGACGATATCGCTCGTCGTCAAACATTCAACACAGCTATCGCTGCAATCATGGAACTGATGAACAAGCTAGCGAAAGCACCTCAAGAATCTGCGCAAGATCGTGCAATCCTTGATGAAGCACTAAAAGCTGTTGTTGCAATGCTTTACCCAATCACTCCACACATCTCTTACGAAATGTGGGCAGCTCTGGGTCAAGAAGACATCGACAACGCGACATGGCCAACTCACGATGAAAAAGCACTTGTAGAAGACGAGAAGCTAATCATCGTTCAAGTGAACGGCAAGCTACGTGCGAAACTGACTGTACCAGCGGATATCTCTAAAGAAGATATTGAAGCTCTAGGTCTAAACGATGAGAACGTTACTAAGTTCACAGACGGCAAAACGGTACGTAAAGTTATCTACGTTCCAGGTAAGCTACTGAACATCGTTGCTAACTAA
- a CDS encoding zinc ribbon-containing protein produces MPKKKALYEELVEDVIETLKHSPEELNNKIETSGKLAKAANDMTKDELSLISAYVKSDLKEFSENYEESKSGPFYLMIADSIWHGLLEITDRTKVEWVELFQDLEHQGLYQAGEVIGLGRLICDDCGHQTEYNHPTTIIPCIKCGGKGFSRKALKP; encoded by the coding sequence ATGCCAAAGAAAAAAGCACTCTATGAAGAGTTAGTGGAAGACGTTATTGAAACACTCAAGCATAGCCCTGAAGAGCTCAACAATAAGATTGAAACGTCAGGCAAGCTTGCAAAAGCCGCGAATGATATGACGAAAGACGAGCTATCGCTGATCTCGGCTTATGTTAAATCGGATCTGAAAGAGTTCTCTGAAAACTATGAAGAGAGCAAAAGCGGCCCGTTTTATTTGATGATTGCAGATTCAATCTGGCATGGCTTGTTGGAAATCACCGACCGTACCAAGGTGGAATGGGTGGAGCTATTTCAAGATTTGGAACACCAAGGGCTCTATCAAGCCGGGGAAGTGATCGGTTTAGGGCGTTTGATCTGTGACGATTGTGGCCATCAAACGGAGTACAACCATCCAACAACCATCATTCCATGCATCAAATGCGGTGGTAAAGGTTTCAGCCGCAAAGCGCTCAAACCATAG
- a CDS encoding LPS-assembly lipoprotein LptE has protein sequence MRLISLSSLKATFVVLSVSLLSACGFHLRGDYSVPEELNKISVSSYDQYSTFTRMVKSQLRMSNVDIVAPTSKTPNLHLLSESVNERTLSLYQNTRAAEKELTFNASYRVTIPELGDKTFTTSVTRSYLDNPLTALAKSVERDMIEDEMRKLAASQILRQMARLKANLAANSMNLEDLEEVQVKELEKQYNIKNVEVTPDSAKSAQ, from the coding sequence ATGCGCCTGATTTCACTGTCTTCGTTAAAAGCTACGTTCGTTGTTCTATCTGTTAGCCTACTCTCAGCCTGTGGTTTTCACCTACGTGGTGACTATTCTGTACCAGAAGAACTCAACAAGATCTCTGTATCAAGTTACGATCAATACAGCACATTTACGCGTATGGTGAAAAGCCAACTGCGTATGAGCAACGTAGACATTGTCGCGCCAACTAGCAAAACGCCGAACCTGCACCTGCTGAGCGAAAGCGTTAATGAGCGTACGCTCTCGCTATACCAAAATACACGTGCTGCGGAAAAAGAACTGACTTTTAACGCATCTTACCGCGTGACGATTCCAGAACTAGGCGACAAAACCTTTACCACTAGCGTTACCCGCAGCTACCTAGATAACCCTCTAACTGCACTGGCAAAATCTGTTGAAAGAGACATGATTGAAGATGAGATGCGCAAGCTAGCAGCAAGCCAAATCCTACGTCAAATGGCGCGTCTTAAAGCCAACCTTGCTGCGAACAGCATGAACCTTGAAGACCTAGAAGAGGTTCAAGTGAAAGAGCTAGAGAAGCAGTACAACATCAAAAATGTTGAGGTAACCCCAGATTCAGCTAAGTCTGCTCAATAA
- the lnt gene encoding apolipoprotein N-acyltransferase, which produces MTKPFIHRLLRPLAAVFVGAITTLAFAPYSFWPIAILSPAILLILLHKQSSKSALWTGYAWGFGQFATGISWVYVSIDGFGGMPLAANLFLMGLLIGYLAIYTGLFGWALNRFFPNNNLTRFFLAAPALWLVTDWLRGWVMTGFPWLWLGYSQIESPLGSFAPIGGVELITLAVIVSASALAYTAINRAWSVGLIPVVLLSAGFGIRNIDWVTPNPDKTTSLVLIQGNVDQDLKWLPSQRWPTMMKYTDMSRDNWGADIIIWPEAAIPAFEVEIPSFLRNLDSAAKMNNSSIITGVLNQSEDKKYYNSILSLGVNPYGEYSYDPSERYHKHHLLPFGEFVPFEDILRPLAPFFNLPMSSFSRGDFIQPNIVANGRHLAPALCYEIIFNDQVRQNVTEDTDFILTLSNDAWFGRSIGPLQHMEIAQMRALELGKPVIRSTNNGVTAVTDHKGNIVEQVPQFETAVLKAELISTDGQTPYRVVGTWPLYVWVLLSLVIGWRLREKS; this is translated from the coding sequence ATGACTAAACCATTTATTCATCGCCTACTACGGCCGCTTGCGGCCGTTTTTGTTGGCGCTATTACCACCCTTGCGTTCGCTCCCTACTCCTTCTGGCCTATCGCCATTCTCAGCCCAGCTATCTTGTTAATCCTATTGCACAAGCAAAGTAGCAAGAGTGCACTTTGGACAGGTTACGCATGGGGTTTTGGTCAATTTGCTACTGGCATCAGTTGGGTCTACGTCAGTATTGACGGCTTCGGCGGTATGCCACTCGCCGCAAACCTATTCCTAATGGGTCTGCTTATCGGTTACCTAGCCATTTATACCGGTCTATTCGGATGGGCACTCAACCGCTTCTTCCCTAACAATAACCTCACTCGTTTTTTCCTTGCTGCACCTGCCTTATGGTTAGTGACAGATTGGCTACGCGGCTGGGTTATGACTGGCTTCCCGTGGTTGTGGCTTGGCTACAGCCAAATAGAGTCTCCTCTTGGCTCATTTGCGCCGATTGGTGGTGTGGAACTGATTACTCTAGCGGTTATCGTTTCGGCAAGTGCACTGGCTTACACTGCGATTAATAGAGCCTGGAGTGTGGGGTTGATTCCTGTGGTTTTATTGAGTGCAGGTTTTGGTATTCGTAACATCGACTGGGTGACACCGAATCCCGACAAAACGACGTCACTAGTACTTATTCAAGGCAATGTTGACCAAGACTTAAAGTGGCTACCAAGTCAACGCTGGCCGACCATGATGAAGTACACCGATATGAGCCGCGATAACTGGGGTGCAGACATCATCATCTGGCCAGAAGCAGCGATTCCAGCTTTTGAAGTCGAGATCCCTTCATTTCTGCGCAACCTTGATAGCGCAGCGAAGATGAACAACAGCTCGATCATCACGGGTGTACTCAACCAGTCTGAAGACAAGAAGTACTACAACAGTATTCTCTCTCTTGGGGTAAATCCATACGGAGAATACAGCTATGACCCAAGCGAGCGCTACCACAAACACCACCTATTGCCGTTTGGTGAGTTTGTGCCATTTGAGGACATCTTGCGCCCACTGGCTCCATTCTTCAATTTGCCAATGTCGTCGTTTAGTCGCGGTGATTTCATTCAGCCAAACATTGTGGCTAATGGTCGTCACCTAGCACCTGCACTGTGTTATGAAATCATCTTCAATGATCAGGTTCGCCAGAATGTGACCGAAGATACTGACTTCATTCTAACGCTCTCTAATGATGCTTGGTTTGGTCGCTCTATTGGCCCCTTGCAACACATGGAGATTGCGCAAATGCGTGCTCTAGAGCTCGGTAAGCCCGTGATTCGCTCTACCAATAACGGTGTGACAGCGGTAACTGACCACAAAGGCAACATCGTTGAGCAAGTACCACAGTTCGAGACCGCAGTACTAAAAGCTGAACTTATCTCTACCGATGGTCAAACACCTTATCGTGTTGTCGGAACGTGGCCACTTTACGTTTGGGTGCTATTGAGTTTAGTAATCGGCTGGCGCTTGAGAGAGAAAAGCTAG